The Mercurialis annua linkage group LG8, ddMerAnnu1.2, whole genome shotgun sequence genome window below encodes:
- the LOC126661424 gene encoding uncharacterized protein LOC126661424, with the protein MHNQQQQHSNCNGTAPITSQQIFAANPALANLCNLLTNSMPMPMQMQMQMQPQLPPVPFNNSNMYQPPAFANPHMFVNQFNPQCPPFPFNFSNFPQNMATPNLHNPYSGLPIQNPNFFALGNQPNPTQQLNGSMSQMPPMHNSQHAASFNHQDYPINNGQNTASSSNWKKFPNKDFKDNQKQEASPPGHYKTQFQHMNNGKRKFGEHRGKGNGYEREPKFRPNNNSSDVTKQVKEPKRSIARIYTEQEIKQWCEERKKNFPSKANLKKREILTDSGVIDKEAKLRREQLKEILAKQAELGVEVAEIPSHYLLDSEKQVNEKEDKRCMSKRGRFRKKHDRRGRHNKKDKLADKDSSNINSFSQRKPTLLQKLLSADVRKDKLRLLQVFRFMVINSFFDDYPENTLKFDSVSVKEDEVVAEEPSIAGKDISNVSDKTRVENACIVGDNDDSDKHEVQVDEGTCFVRGKSHVDQNDIKEEEGEIID; encoded by the exons atGCATAATCAGCAACAACAACACAGTAACTGTAATGGCACTGCTCCTATCACTTCTCAACAG ATTTTTGCAGCAAATCCTGCACTAGCAAATTTATGCAATTTGTTAACAAATTCTATGCCTATGCCAATGCAAATGCAAATGCAAATGCAACCTCAACTGCCTCCGGTTCCTTTCAATAATTCCAATATGTATCAACCTCCTGCTTTTGCTAATCCTCATATGTTTGTCAATCAGTTCAATCCGCAATGCCCGCCTTTTCCCTTTAATTTCTCCAATTTCCCTCAAAATATGGCTACTCCTAATTTACACAATCCGTATTCGGGTTTGCCTATTCAAAATCCCAACTTCTTTGCTCTTGGAAACCAACCCAACCCAACTCAGCAATTAAATGGAAGCATGTCCCAAATGCCGCCTATGCATAACTCGCAGCATGCTGCCTCGTTTAACCACCAG GATTATCCTATTAATAATGGTCAGAATACTGCATCCAGTTCCAATTGGAAGAAATTTCCAAACAAAGACTTCAAAGATAATCAAAAGCAAGAGGCGTCACCACCGGG ACACTACAAGACTCAATTTCAGCATATGAATAACGGAAAGAGGAAGTTTGGCGAGCACAGGGGTAAAG GGAACGGCTATGAGAGGGAGCCAAAATTCAGGCCCAATAATAATTCTAGTGATGTGACTAAGCAAGTAAAGGAACCGAAAAG GTCTATTGCAAGGATCTATACGGAACAAGAAATCAAACAATGGTGTGAAGAGCGTAAGAAAAACTTCCCCTCAAAAGCTAACTTGAAGAAG AGGGAGATACTAACAGACTCTGGGGTCATTGATAAGGAAGCTAAACTTCGTCGAGAG CAACTTAAAGAGATTCTGGCAAAGCAAGCTGAGTTGGGAGTTGAAGTTGCAGAAATACCATCACACTACCTATTAGATTCCGAGAAACAGGTAAATGAAAAGGAAGACAAAAGGTGTATGTCAAAACGGGGGAGATTCCGAAAGAAGCATGATAGAAGAGGAAGACATAACAAAAAGGATAAGTTAGCAGACAAGGATTCGTCCAACATTAATTCATTCAGCCAGCGGAAACCAACACTCTTGCAGAAACTTCTGAGTGCAGATGTAAGGAAAGATAAACTCCGCTTGCTGCAGGTTTTTAGGTTCATGGTTATCAACTCTTTCTTTGATGATTACCCAGAGAACACTCTGAAATTTGATTCAGTGTCTGTTAAGGAAGATGAAGTAGTTGCAGAAGAGCCATCAATTGCAGGGAAGGATATTTCTAACGTTAGCGACAAAACAAGAGTCGAAAATGCTTGTATTGTTGGTGATAATGACGATAGTGATAAGCATGAGGTTCAAGTAGATGAAGGGACATGTTTTGTCCGAGGAAAAAGTCATGTGGATCAAAATGACATcaaggaagaagaaggagaaatcATCGACTAA